A window of Paenibacillus sp. 19GGS1-52 contains these coding sequences:
- a CDS encoding cytidine deaminase, whose translation MDSALLLQEAIKARANAYIPYSRFGVGAALLDQDGHVHHGCNVENAAYGPTNCAERTALFRAIADGHKAGSFKAIAVIADTDGPVSPCGVCRQVMIELCPPDMLVILGNMKGDIVETTVRDLLPGAFGPADLEQGQAPE comes from the coding sequence ATGGATTCTGCTCTACTTCTTCAAGAAGCGATTAAAGCACGTGCCAATGCATATATTCCCTATTCTCGTTTCGGAGTCGGCGCTGCGCTGCTTGATCAGGATGGTCATGTTCATCACGGCTGCAATGTGGAGAACGCAGCTTATGGTCCTACCAATTGCGCAGAACGTACCGCGTTGTTCCGTGCAATTGCGGATGGTCATAAAGCTGGTTCCTTTAAGGCTATCGCTGTTATTGCTGACACTGACGGACCCGTATCGCCCTGTGGAGTCTGCCGCCAAGTAATGATTGAACTGTGTCCACCAGATATGTTGGTCATTCTCGGAAACATGAAGGGTGATATCGTTGAGACTACAGTGCGCGACCTGCTGCCCGGCGCCTTCGGCCCGGCGGATCTGGAGCAAGGACAAGCTCCCGAGTAA
- a CDS encoding diacylglycerol kinase family protein encodes MVKNTAVGHKKFWHSFRFAAHGIAGAFQSELNMKVHSYLAVVVLIAAAVFRLPAASWMLLLLAITLVLTAELLNTAIEATIDLVSPEVHPLAKKAKDTAAGAVLLSAVFALITGLYVFYGPVIDWITGLMS; translated from the coding sequence ATGGTCAAGAACACGGCGGTAGGCCACAAAAAGTTCTGGCACTCTTTTCGTTTTGCGGCACACGGCATTGCCGGAGCCTTTCAATCCGAGCTTAACATGAAAGTGCACAGCTACCTGGCTGTAGTTGTTCTTATTGCTGCCGCCGTATTCAGACTTCCAGCAGCCAGTTGGATGCTGTTGCTGCTCGCGATCACACTTGTGCTGACCGCCGAACTGCTCAATACGGCCATTGAAGCGACGATTGACCTAGTATCGCCTGAGGTTCATCCCTTGGCAAAGAAAGCCAAAGATACCGCCGCCGGAGCCGTGCTTCTATCGGCGGTGTTTGCTCTTATAACTGGGCTGTATGTTTTTTACGGTCCCGTGATAGACTGGATTACTGGACTTATGTCATAA
- the era gene encoding GTPase Era, whose translation MKFKSGFVAIIGRPNVGKSTLMNQVIGQKIAIMSDKPQTTRNKIHGVYTTNDSQIVFLDTPGIHKRQSKLGDYMNQTAMSTLGEVEAVLFLVDASEGMGGGDRYIAEHLNGLKTPVILVLNKIDKIEPEALLPLMAEYQKLHDFAQIVPTSAKFGNNVNTLLEQIAKYLPEGPQYYPSDQITDHPEQFVCAELIREKILQLTREEVPHSIAVAIEDMSVEPNGVVHISAVIFVERDSQKGIIIGKQGALLKEVGRRARTDIENLLGSKIFLELWVKVKKDWRNQDRVLRDLGFHKDL comes from the coding sequence ATGAAATTCAAATCAGGGTTTGTCGCCATTATTGGCAGACCAAACGTAGGTAAATCGACATTGATGAATCAGGTTATCGGTCAGAAAATTGCCATCATGTCAGATAAACCGCAGACGACCAGAAATAAAATCCACGGTGTCTACACGACCAATGATTCGCAAATTGTGTTCCTGGACACACCGGGTATCCATAAAAGACAGTCCAAGCTGGGTGATTACATGAACCAGACGGCCATGAGCACATTGGGTGAAGTTGAAGCAGTGCTGTTTCTTGTAGATGCATCCGAGGGAATGGGCGGAGGCGACCGTTATATTGCAGAACATTTGAACGGACTGAAGACGCCAGTTATTCTCGTACTCAACAAAATCGATAAGATTGAGCCGGAAGCATTGCTTCCATTGATGGCGGAATACCAAAAGCTGCATGATTTTGCCCAAATCGTACCGACCTCTGCCAAGTTTGGCAACAATGTTAACACGCTACTGGAGCAAATCGCCAAATATTTGCCGGAAGGACCTCAGTATTACCCGTCGGATCAAATTACTGACCATCCGGAGCAATTTGTGTGCGCGGAATTGATCCGTGAGAAAATATTGCAGCTAACCCGCGAAGAAGTGCCGCATTCTATTGCGGTAGCTATCGAAGATATGAGCGTAGAGCCTAATGGCGTTGTGCATATCTCTGCGGTTATTTTTGTAGAGCGTGATTCCCAAAAAGGGATCATTATCGGTAAGCAGGGAGCTCTGCTGAAAGAAGTGGGCAGACGGGCCCGTACGGATATTGAGAACCTGCTGGGTTCGAAGATTTTTCTGGAATTATGGGTAAAGGTGAAAAAAGATTGGCGCAATCAGGATCGCGTTCTGCGTGATTTGGGCTTTCATAAAGACCTTTAA
- the glyQ gene encoding glycine--tRNA ligase subunit alpha — protein sequence MNFQQMILTLQQFWAAENCILVQPYDTEKGAGTMNPMTFLRSLGPEPWKVAYVEPSRRPSDGRYGENPNRLYQHHQFQVIIKPSPDNIQELYLDSLKALGVDPLLHDIRFVEDNWENPSLGCAGLGWEVWLDGMEITQFTYFQQVGGIETNPVAVEITYGMERLASYIQDKENVFDLEWVDGISYGDVFHQPEVEHSTYTFEVSDVKMLFTLFNTYEEEARRAMEHHLVFPAYDYVLKCSHTFNLLDARGAISVTERTGFITRVRNLARTVAATYLEEREKLGFPLLKKEGADRV from the coding sequence ATGAACTTTCAGCAGATGATTTTGACACTGCAGCAGTTCTGGGCAGCAGAGAACTGCATTCTCGTCCAGCCGTATGACACGGAAAAAGGGGCCGGCACGATGAACCCCATGACTTTTTTACGTTCACTTGGTCCTGAGCCATGGAAGGTAGCTTATGTTGAACCTTCCCGCCGTCCTTCAGACGGACGTTATGGGGAAAACCCGAACCGCTTGTACCAGCATCATCAATTCCAGGTGATTATCAAGCCGTCACCCGATAACATCCAAGAGCTTTATTTGGACAGTCTGAAAGCGCTGGGTGTTGATCCATTGCTGCATGATATCCGCTTTGTCGAAGACAACTGGGAGAATCCATCACTTGGCTGTGCAGGTCTAGGTTGGGAAGTGTGGCTGGACGGGATGGAAATTACACAGTTTACTTACTTCCAACAAGTAGGCGGTATTGAGACTAATCCGGTCGCTGTAGAAATTACTTACGGTATGGAACGGTTGGCCTCTTATATTCAGGATAAAGAAAATGTATTCGATCTGGAATGGGTTGATGGAATTAGCTATGGGGACGTTTTTCATCAGCCAGAGGTAGAGCATTCTACGTATACGTTTGAAGTGTCGGATGTCAAAATGTTGTTCACGCTATTCAACACGTATGAAGAAGAAGCGCGCAGAGCCATGGAGCATCATCTCGTATTCCCTGCTTATGATTATGTGCTGAAATGCTCGCATACCTTTAATCTTTTGGACGCACGTGGTGCAATTAGCGTAACCGAACGTACAGGATTTATTACTAGAGTTCGTAATCTTGCCCGCACGGTAGCTGCGACATATCTGGAGGAACGCGAGAAGCTGGGCTTCCCGCTGCTGAAGAAAGAAGGTGCTGACCGTGTCTAA
- a CDS encoding YqzL family protein, with translation MRDFSWKYFAMTGDVDAYLLYKEAHIPQGEGGTLLVEEEKVCDEEAQ, from the coding sequence ATGCGAGACTTTTCGTGGAAGTATTTTGCAATGACTGGAGATGTCGATGCTTATCTGTTGTACAAGGAAGCACATATTCCACAGGGCGAGGGTGGAACGCTGCTGGTGGAGGAAGAGAAGGTCTGTGATGAAGAAGCACAATAA
- the recO gene encoding DNA repair protein RecO yields MLHRVEGIVIRSMDYGEGNVIITLCTENAGKVGVLVRGAKKVKSRHAALIQLFTVGQFVFFRTNGGLGTLNSGEIIHSHHPLREDLIKAAYASYACELLDRVLHDDETGSFWFRQLSACLNALQDNKEPSVIINVYEMKILQTAGYGPQLDGCVICGMEKPDEQLLISPRLGGVLCRSCKHNDPPAMEVSPRALKLLRLFARLDLNRLGNVDVKESTRDELKLIMRAFMDMQLGLKLKSQNFLDQLDKYNI; encoded by the coding sequence ATGCTACACAGGGTGGAAGGGATCGTCATCCGCAGCATGGACTATGGTGAGGGGAACGTCATCATTACGCTTTGCACCGAGAACGCCGGCAAAGTAGGTGTTCTGGTACGCGGTGCCAAGAAAGTCAAGAGCCGTCATGCTGCGCTGATCCAGCTGTTCACCGTCGGACAATTTGTTTTTTTTAGAACTAATGGTGGGCTGGGAACGTTAAATTCCGGTGAGATTATTCACTCCCACCACCCACTTCGCGAGGATTTGATCAAAGCCGCATATGCCTCTTATGCTTGTGAGCTGCTTGATCGTGTGCTGCATGATGATGAAACCGGAAGCTTCTGGTTTCGCCAGCTCTCAGCCTGCCTCAATGCACTTCAGGACAACAAGGAACCAAGTGTGATTATAAATGTGTATGAGATGAAAATCCTGCAGACTGCGGGTTATGGCCCACAACTGGATGGATGTGTGATATGCGGAATGGAAAAGCCCGATGAACAGTTGCTGATAAGTCCGCGTCTGGGTGGGGTGTTGTGTCGCAGCTGTAAGCATAATGATCCTCCGGCGATGGAGGTTTCACCACGTGCTCTGAAGCTGCTGAGACTATTCGCTAGACTTGATCTGAACCGACTGGGCAATGTGGATGTCAAAGAAAGTACGCGTGATGAGCTTAAGTTAATTATGCGGGCTTTCATGGACATGCAGTTGGGCCTAAAGCTGAAATCACAAAATTTTCTGGATCAGCTCGACAAATACAATATTTGA
- the ybeY gene encoding rRNA maturation RNase YbeY produces the protein MSLGIIWNNEQAEYEIKDSLITLLESILQKAAEAEGIIKGEVDLTFVDNERIHELNREYRGIDRPTDVLSFAMNESSEDEPEIIYEVEEGEELEEFPDMLGDIIISVTRAQEQALEYGHSLERELGFLFVHGFLHLLGYDHQDDASEAEMMSKQEQVLIQVGLTR, from the coding sequence ATGAGCCTAGGAATTATATGGAATAATGAACAAGCTGAATACGAGATTAAAGACAGTCTTATAACGCTGCTGGAGAGCATTCTACAAAAGGCGGCAGAAGCGGAAGGGATTATCAAAGGTGAGGTTGACCTTACTTTTGTCGATAATGAACGTATCCACGAATTGAACCGAGAATATCGGGGGATTGACCGTCCCACGGATGTACTTTCTTTTGCCATGAATGAATCCAGTGAAGATGAGCCGGAAATTATATATGAAGTGGAAGAGGGCGAAGAGCTGGAGGAATTTCCGGACATGCTTGGAGATATTATTATCTCAGTAACCCGCGCACAAGAGCAGGCTTTGGAGTACGGGCATTCTCTGGAACGGGAGCTTGGTTTCCTGTTCGTGCACGGATTTCTGCATTTGCTTGGCTACGATCATCAGGATGACGCATCTGAGGCTGAGATGATGTCCAAACAGGAACAAGTACTGATCCAGGTTGGGTTGACCCGCTAA